The Cryptomeria japonica chromosome 9, Sugi_1.0, whole genome shotgun sequence DNA segment ATATTATTTCCTCTTATTTTGATAGCTAAAAAATGCAACATATTTTATTCTTGACAACAATAAATAGAATAGACCATGCCTATATAACATAGAACAATCCATGAGAGAGCAGCGAAGGAGGTAGGGTTTCCTCTAGTGAATGTAATGATGGAGAGGCGAACGACAACAACAATGATGGTTCCCATGGACATCCACTGTTtggtcatgttgcaagtttggatGCTCAATGGCCTCTCGTTGCATATACCCTTGTTGGGTCTCTGGCCCTGGTGAGCAATTCTTTGCTTCACACTAAAGACGGTGTTTTGGTGGATGATGCAGCAAGATTCTCGTGGGTGTTTAGGAGTAGAAAGACCTGGAGTCTTTCTACCCTATGTAGCTTTGGTAGTGTCTGGGTTGTCCCAAGTCTCCCTCCATTGGTCTGTGTGTGATGGTCACATCCCTTGAGGTTACCTTTCGTGATGCTTGGGGAGTGCGGTGGAGTGTAGGGTTGGATGTCCTTCTTTGAGCCATGTAGGAGATCTCATTGCTGACTAGTTCAAGGGTCATGGCCCTCAGTCTTTGGGGATTTTGGGTCTTTTCCTAGGTGGGTGTGAGAGTCCTCCTCTATTCTATTTCGCTAATGGGCGGTTTGCCTTTGGTTGGGTCTTTCTCTCAACCTGGAGAAGCCATACCATGGCTTTCTACAATGCTACTGGTGTTGGTGTCACCAAGGTTTGTTGTTTCTGTTCTAGCCCTTGGCTCAGCTTGATGGCTGAAATTCTTATGGAGATGCTCATGGAGATGTTCAGTGGTGGTCTTTGTGCTTTCCTAGTGCAAGGAGGAGCTTCTATTTCTCAGTTCCTTTTTGGGTTTGTGGCCTCTCCTCTCTCTGTTCTTTTCCTCTGGTTTCTAGGGGCTTTATCTGTGATGGGTCACCCTCTTCTTGTGGTTGTGGGGTTTCTTATGTGGTACACTATGAGAGGGATTTATGGGCTTCTGGATGTTTCCTATCCTTGTATGTTTGAGGTGACcctttctcctatggaggtggagatttgGTGGAAGGAATTGGTTTGGTTATGCTGGTTGTTGTGGACTTTGCATTgtctttttgctttctttcttgttCCATTGAGGTggacatctttcctattgaggtggagagatggttGGAAAAGGCTATCCAATTGCTTCTATTGTTCAAGCTGCTGGTGGAAATTGCCTATTTTTCTCTCATGGTTGTCTCTATTGGAAGGTCTGGGTTTCTCTTTTCCCAATTTCCCAGCATGTTTCAGGGTCTAGATCTTTATTGCTATCTTTTTGTTCAGCCCTCTTATTTCAGGTTTTGGGAGCTTTGAAAAACCCATTGTTGGGTTGTGGTAGCCTTGTTTTTCTCTTAGGCAGGCTGGATGCTGGTATTTTTCAAGGGCCCATCCTGGCCTGTTGTTATCTCTTTTTTGGCTAAGGACTAGTTTTGAGTCTAGTGACTTGTTTTCTTTGTTGAAGGTTAAGGGATCCTGGGAAAACCTTTTCGTGGTTTTGGGTGCCAGTCCAAAACCCACATTCAAAAATGGGGAACCTTTCAAAACCCTTTGTGTCCAGATTGGGTTTGTATGGTCAATTATTGTAATCTGGAGTTTATGATGGAGGATATGGGTGTTTGGATCCACCCATGGTTGCAATTGTAGGTTAAGGGTCCCTCTATAAAACCCTTGTGTTGGTTCTTAGGGTTGATCCTTTCTTTCCTGGATCTGGTAGGCCTGCTAGTTTTCTATGTCTACTCTTTTTAGCAGCGTCGTTATGCATTAGTTGGAAGTTGAAGAGTCAGCTATGCTGGTTTTTGGCTATGGTTTTCTTTGTTAATATCTTCGAGCAGCCTattttgttgggttctagatcctggtaaaatctattgggtttcgggtcccttcaaaacttgttataTGGGATTTctggtccccttaaaacctattttcccttaataaaaaacatagaacAATCCATATCCTTTTTATAAAAGAAACCTTTTGTATTATCAACAAAATGAATTAACATACCCACCTCATACGCATAACCAATacttttgattttcaaatttgcaaaaatgaaattgAACCGTTTAGAATCCTTTTATCACAAACACTCTCTTCgttttattttaaaactaaaacaGTGAAACGCTAATGCCTAGAGATGATAATATCTTAACCCGGAGACAAGAATCTATGAAAATCTAAATGAGATCCCCATATATTCGTCCAAAAAGTCCACCATCTGTGTTGTCTATAGTTGTAGCTTGTCATATTCAAAACCCACATCAAGAAACTAATTAAACAAGCCACTATAACTGCCTTCATGTCACCAATGGTGGTGGTATCACATTAGCTTTGAAAACAatgctttcattttctttttttttgcccTAACTCATTATAAGTCGAGTCCCAAATAATAATTAAAGATGATTTGAAATCCGCAAGGTCAATAGGCCAAATAATTGCCTTGTCTTCATAAATTGCCCAGTCAACATGAAAACTTGAAACATTTCATTCCGATGACAAATGTCAACTgctgtaaaaaaataaataaaaaaaatccttAAGTCACAGCATAATGGATGtcatttcatcatatttcatttactgatttgCCAAATGGACAGTCGGCTAGTGCTTGATTAGCACTTAAAATAACAACCTTCAACGTGCCAACAAGCTAATGCAAATAATGCCATGCACCATAAAATGCTAAATGATAATCAGCATATAAAATAATAAATGCCAAAAGCACTAGGTGCTAAGTGAAATATAAGCCATGTCAAACTTGTAGTATACAGTGTGCCTCATAACCATGCACCATAATGAAattgtatgaatgatatgcaacccGTCACAATGGAaccctttttgtcatcaaggacaactaAGGGGCAACAATTTCTAGAATTCATCACATGTTTCAATATGTTGGAGGTATCTTGAAGAAACTTCCAGAATTCTATACATACATGAAAAATATATTGCAGGTAGATGCGAAAATTTTGTTGATTAGACAAAGAACAGGTTGGATAAGATCCATTCAAATCCTAGAAAGAAAGATTTCCTTACAGGGTTTGTCCTTAATGCTACAAATACATTTTGACATACAGAGCATATGAAGGTAGATGAGATATCTTCCAACAATTAGATAGTAGAATAGAAGAAACATTTTAACTTTCAatacttttgtaaagggttttaggacCCTTCAAAatctgtttttgccttaatccagaATATTAGTCACTTTTATAATAGAATTAtttgaaaaaacaaaataaaaaatatagaaaaatctgCTTATTCAAACCACTcggaaaaaaacaaacaaaccagCCTTCTAAAGATACCATATGCACATTGAATTTTAAGTACTTGGAGAAGGCATGCAATCAATTTTTCGTCACATAAACTGTTCGACCTATGGACGTaattaaaataatttcatctcaatgATAATTTAGTTTTTAGTTGCTCCTAAAATTCAAATTGCACAGTGTGTTCTGCTCTTCGAGATTCGGACACGCGACATCTCTATTTGTATAGATTCCGCTGTTAAGAAATAATATCATGACCTTTGTGATTTTATTTCTCAAACaattttcattttattaaattCTGTCGACGAAAAGCTGCAAAATTTCAGGGTTTTGCCCGAGTTTATCAGTGAAGTTCGGGTTACGATTTGTAAGTTTAATCTatagttttagttttttttgtttcgTAATTTTGTAGGTTCTTCAAATTGATAGGTCGAATTGACGTATCTTTAATTTGCAgatgttttttgttttatttttatttttcaatttttgtgctTTCTGTTTGGAATACAACAATTATGATGAGGATTGAagatttttcttattttatttaggGTGCCTCATCTTAATCAATAAGATGAAATTAGaggaaatatatgttttgaagaaatttctttaATTGTGGAATTTACAAGACATGTCCTATTGTAAAGCTTTATGCAATGTAAATGCCCATACTTTGGCTAATTTCTAGAATATCCTGTTGGTTGTTTTGAGATCATGTTGCTTTGGTAAAAGAAAATGACAGAATATCCCTCAAATACAATGGAATAGACATTGATATCGTGGATGTATATAATTTCTTTTTAACACTTGTAAACCTTATTTTTGGAAAGAACAGGTTTAAGAAGAACTAAAAAACATTTTTGGAAAGCATAGGTTTAACAAGTGATAAAAAACattgtttttgaataagggaaacgCAGGTTTTGAGGGGCCCTGAAACCCTGCACAACGGGTTTTAAGGGGACCGGAAACCCCCCGAATAAACCAACATCCAACTCCCAGCAAGAAATCGCTGATCAAAACATATACAATGAATTCATATAGCCAACCACCAGTGAAACGCCACAACAAGACTCTGAGGGTTTTGACTGGCACCCACAACCACAAAAGAGGGTTTTAAATAGGCTCCCTCAACCTGAAAGACACTAAGGGTTTTGACTGGCATCCACAACCATTCAAGAGGGTTTTAAACAGGATTCCACAACCTGTCCAAGCATCAGTGATTTTTCGGGAAGTCAGGTAGCAAAAGGCTACCCTgtcccttaaccaaaaacaaacacAAACTAAGCTGGGCCCTTAAAAACTGTCAACATCCAGCCAAAGATAAGCAAGAggattttgaaaggctcccctaaccttcacaTTGGGTTTTACAATGGCTCCTAAAATCACATAGGGATTTTAaaaggcttccctaaccttaaaactgggttttgaaatggctcccagAACCACATCAAAGGGTTTTGAAGTGGTACCCTCAACCACCTTAAGTTGAAACAGAGGCCTAAATAAGATAGTATCCATACAAACAAGCGCCACCACGCTCTCCACCCCTATAGGAGAAGACATGAAAGAGCTTGAAAGAAGAGATCCAACAATCAGAAAATCACTTGCGTCAAGAGAAAGACCCTCCAAAATTGAAGAGGGAACATTAGCATCTGAGAAATTGCTCTCCCCAGCATCACTACCTCAATAAGGAGAAAAGGGGTGAAGAAAACAATGATCCCACACTCAGATCCAAACCAAACAGGAGCCTGGAGCTCCAAGGCCTCATTCTAACTTCTACCAAAAGGAATCAcaaccaccatctccacctcaataggaaactgCGTATTTCAAAAACCCATCATCTCAACCTCAATATGAGATGGAACCACCTCAAGAGGACGTATTGAAAATAAACCAAATGGCTgagaaaaaaatgacaaaaacaagAAGAGGAGGGCAAACGCGAACCCTTTCACAACTACTTCAACCTCAACCACGAGCATCTCCGCAAGAGTGGCAGCAATCAGGTCAAGACAAGGGCCAAAATAGAAACACCAAACCCTCACCGCACCAACACCAACAGCATTGTAGAAAGCCCTGGTACGAAATCTCCAAGTTGAGAGAAAGACCCAGCCGAAGACATACTGCCCATCAGCCAAACTAAAAAGAGGACTCTCACACCCATCTGAGACAAGACCCAAAAGCCCCAAAGACTGAGGTCCAGGACCATCGAACCAATCAGCAACAAGATCTCCAGATCTCTAGCAGAGCTCAGAGAAAGACCTCCAACCCTACTGCACAGCCCACCGCACTCCCTAAGCATCCCACGACCAAGCACCAGCCAAGCATTACACAGAAAGCCAGCTGCAGGGGACGTGACCATTGCACACAAACTAAGGAAGGGAGATCTGGAGACAACCCCATCATCGCCTGCGCAAGGCTCTTCACACAGGGAAGAGCCATAGTCTAAGGATTAATACACAAGGACTGGAATCAACTGCTCAAATGACTATTGAAAACCTTCATATACTATAGTAACCATACAAGGATTGGAATCAGATGTCCATATGTTTATTGGGAACCTGCAGGTAAGGGTACATTCTTGAATAATTTATCTCTACTTTAATTATATATTCCTAGTGGAAAAACTGTTGTATATTAGTCCATTAATAATAAGTAACCGCAAAAAAACAAATTACAACATAGAAAAGGACTAGTGACGCTCATATGATTTACTGTAGATGACAATTTCTTTGAAGCATGAGTATTAAAAGGAAACATATGATATcgcacaaacataacatttcatgtAGCTGTAATTTTTTGATCTGTTAAGAAATTAAATGTATTTCTCTCTATGCCAGCTTAAGTTTTGCAGCCTATCATTGTTATCATGGCTGAAACATTGAGCTACAAATTAATAAACTATAAAACTATTTGAGATTTATATGCAGTATCAAACACAAATTATTTCAGATTTTATAACGCAAGTTTGAAAACATGCTTCAGAATCAGAAATTAGGTATCAAAATTCACCATTTAAATAACACAAATAGTAAGCAGTGAAATGCAAACCATTTAGAAGTAGTGTCCAGAGAAAGCGTGCCTGTGGAAGCAATGTAAAAATCTTTCCAAGAATTAAATCAAATTTGTAGATATTTATGCATACAATCATAATGATCTTATCTGCTAATAATATTTGatcactaatttttttttgttattactATAAGTTGTTCATCAATTGTTTAAATGTTGACCTGAAAATGGTTAACGATAGGTTAAAATTGTTTCGAGGTATGAGAGAGGTATAGTGGCAAATTGTCGACTTGCAAGTCCACAATAAAAGCCTATCCGCTAAATAATAATATCTCAAtactaatttattttaatttatattttttttccacGTCGGCTTCTCTTAGTAAAGTACTCCACATGAAACGCCTATAAAATGGAGTGAGGATGTACTCTAAAAATGAAATAGTACTTGATCCAGGGTTTGAAGAATAAAAGCCATGAAGCCAGAATCGATCCTAGCAGCTGAAGGAGATGAATCCATCGTAGCAGTTGAAGGAGACGCAGAGCAGCGTGGTATATCTAAGCTATCTCAAGATTTGAAGGAATTGGTATTTTCAAAGCTTCCATTTGAATCACTCTGCAGTTCTCGCGTAGTCAATAAAGAATGGAATTTTATTTTGTCCTCGCACAGATTTTTGTCTTCACTGCCGATCCAAGATCCATGGCTTCCATGGCTTCTTATCTGTAatgaagaaaatgatggaaattggtGCTGTATGGCATACTGTTTTTCAGCACAAAGATGGAGGACCCTGTCTCTCTCTTTTCTCCCAAACCCTAAGGGAGGCCATAGTAGATTTTTACCCTCTTTTTTCCCTAACCCTAAGGAAGGCAATACTAGATTTTTACCAAGTGTAGGGGATGGGTTACTGCTCTTTCAAGAAATCCCCACTCCACAATTAATTGTATGTAATCCCCTTATGAGATCTTATGCAGAGATAGAAATAGATGTGACTGGCCAATTTATACATATCATACAGGGAGGAAACAAAGAGCCATATTTGGTAGTTTGTTCGAATTCTAAAAGTTTTTCCATCCAGATCTACCAGTACTTTCAAGATTCATGGAGGATTAAGTTTCAATTTGCAGGAGAAACACCATCATCAGATATTTTAGGTTCTGAATTGGTTGAGTGCAATGGATTTCTTTTCTGGAAGGGAATGTCGTCATGGACTATCTTTGGTTGCAAAATCCAAGATGAGGGTTTCATTAGCCCTGTTATAATAGATCCATTACCCCCTGAAATGGTTGAAGATCTGGATCTTATGCATTTTCTATCTATGGTTTCATATGGCTCATCTGTTCTTGTTGTGTCCGTCATACTCAACAATCGGAGGCTTGACATAAATCACCCACCATGGTATGCCCCAATTCATCCATCCGCTGTACACAACATTTGCGAACTTGGCCGAACTCAGGACGGTATTGTTATCTGGGAGTTGTTTCAGGACAAGGAAAATGAGTTGGTTTGGAAGTGGAAAGAATTTTTAAAAAAGCCTCCACTGTCACTCCATGAATATCTTGATAAAGATTGGTGGCATCAGGCGTGTGCTTGTGTGGGAGATTACTTGTGCTTTAGCAGTCTATATGGTGATGAAAGTGTAAAGGTGTTTGCATATAATCTAAAGGAAGGGTTTTGGCAACGCCTTCCACTCTGTAAAATTCAAAACACAAACAGAAACCGGAGGATGGTGTCGTTTGAACCAAAACCCCATCTGTATCAGTTTTTAAGAAAATCGAGAGAATGAGCTTGGATGATCAGTACATTTTGACACAACCAGGGATAATATAATTATGGTTATAAGTGTGTAATTTAATGAATCTTCTACCTAGGAGTCCATTTTGGAGAAAGGGTGCTTCTTATAGTGCCATCCTATAGTAATTTTTTTGCGAATTTGTTGCCGGGAATATTTTACATCCTATAGTAATTTTTTTGCGAATTGGTTGCCCGCAATATTTTACACTGATTTTCAGGATATGCAATTCTAGTGATACAATTGCATACACATTTTATGTTAGTTTCTGCATCCTCTATCTTG contains these protein-coding regions:
- the LOC131062861 gene encoding F-box only protein 6-like, whose amino-acid sequence is MKPESILAAEGDESIVAVEGDAEQRGISKLSQDLKELVFSKLPFESLCSSRVVNKEWNFILSSHRFLSSLPIQDPWLPWLLICNEENDGNWCCMAYCFSAQRWRTLSLSFLPNPKGGHSRFLPSFFPNPKEGNTRFLPSVGDGLLLFQEIPTPQLIVCNPLMRSYAEIEIDVTGQFIHIIQGGNKEPYLVVCSNSKSFSIQIYQYFQDSWRIKFQFAGETPSSDILGSELVECNGFLFWKGMSSWTIFGCKIQDEGFISPVIIDPLPPEMVEDLDLMHFLSMVSYGSSVLVVSVILNNRRLDINHPPWYAPIHPSAVHNICELGRTQDGIVIWELFQDKENELVWKWKEFLKKPPLSLHEYLDKDWWHQACACVGDYLCFSSLYGDESVKVFAYNLKEGFWQRLPLCKIQNTNRNRRMVSFEPKPHLYQFLRKSRE